The genomic DNA TACTGCAGTCAAGGACTGGCAATTGGCAAATAAGCTACATGACACTAAATACAGTGAATACGCAGCTGCTCTGTCTCAGATGACTGCAAAGATCATAGTGGATGCATCTAACTCCATCAAACCCGGACTGGAGGCTTCGGTCCGAATTGTGGTCAAGGCTCTAATATCCTCAGGTGTGGCGATGAGTATTGCAGGAAGCAGCAGACCCGCGTCAGGCTCAGAGCATAAGTTCAGTCATACATTGGACAGAATCGCACCTAAACCTGCTCTGCATGGTGAACAATGTGGTGTGGGCACGATCATGATGATGTACCTTCACAAGGGTGATTGGCAATCCATGCGAGATTCACTGAAGAACATAGGTGCGCCGACTAATTCAGAAGAATTGGGCATCGATGACGCATACATCATCGAAGCACTGGTTCATGCCCATGAGATTCGACCAGCTAGATACACGATCCTCGGGACTGGCTTGACTAGGGAGATGGCCGAGAAACTTGCAAGAACTACAGGAGTTATAACATGAATATTATAAAAGTAACACTTATTGGAACGCGATTGGCAAAAGTTGGGATTGAATTCGTCTTCAATGGCCCGACCAGTGAATGTGAGGGGTGCAGGCTCAAAAACACTTGTATGAATTTGGATATCGGAAGGCGATACCAAGTAGTAAGTACGAGAGACACACACCATGAATGTCCACTACATGATGGGGGCGTTTATGTCGTAGAGGTGACGGAGACCCCTACGATAGTAACCATAGAGTCAAGGAAAGCGCTTGAAGGCTCAAAAATATCTTTTAATCCACCAAGATGTGACAAGAATACCTGCAGTATCTATGATCTTTGCCACCCACTCTGGCTTCGCCCTGGAGATAAATGCACGATCCATAGCGTACTGGGTGAGCCACCGGAGAATTGCGCTAATGGACTCGCACTTAGATTGGTAGAGCTGAAAAGGGAATAGTTAATCAAATGGATGATATAAAATAATAGGAGCAAAAATGAGTTTACTATCCCTTCTCCAACGGGTTGAAAGATTCATTGAGCGTGTGGAGAGCCATTTAGAGGGAGGCGAAATAAAGTACCCCATCGGATCAACACAAACTCGTATACTGGAAAATATCGTGAATGATGTCATTGAAGAAACTGGATATTCACCAGCATTACCCGCACAAATGTTGAGTATCAGCGGTCTATATTATCATTATAGTGCGACCTTAGACCTCTTAGAAGATATTCATGCCCATCTTCGGGCCTTGGTTGAAGAGCAGAGCATAGTTGATTACAAAAAAGAAAATGAACTCCTAAAAACCCTCTTAAAAGAGGTGTTTGGGTCTATTGTGCATTGATTGGTGGTAAATGTGACCGTATTTTCGAGCCAAAAGATCAGTGCTTCATCATCTATGACTACGAATCAAGAGAAATTGAAGATGTGATTGGTAAATCAGTTAAAAGTGCGGGATTAGAGCCAGTAATATCAAAACATATTAAAATGGGTGAATCAACTGGGATGTACTGCACAACCATTTGCGAGCCAATTAGATCATCTTGTATAACAGATATCTCTGAGGAAAATACGAATGCGGGGCTAGGTCTTGCTTGGCGTTATGGCAAACCCGTGATCTTAAGCAGGGATAAACAAAAAAGTCAGACCTATCAGCGTTCACACGTGTCAACTACAAAGATGCCAATGAGTTGGAAAGAGAACTCGCAAGGAAAATACAAGATGTTGAAAGCAGCATGGTTGGACTTTAACGGATGATGCTAAATAATTTATTGTCCTTCTTCTGTGCTGTCCTTTCCACCCTCAATATTCTTTTTAGCCTTCTTCTCAACTTTTGGAGCAACGTGCTTTTCCAGATATCTGACTTCTTGTAAACTGGTATTAGAGAACATCTCATTAGCGATTCTTTGTTTTGACACTAACCAACGTTGATCAAATGATAAAGCATATGGCACTATCACCGTTGCTACATCACCCTCAATTTCAACATCGAGATCGGCATTTGCATACAAATGTATCAATCCTTCCATCTTGGCCTTTGTACCCTTCAATTTCTCATCTATGCTATATTCGTATGTCAAAGTCTCCCCAGCCAAGGGATGATTGAAGTCAACTCTAGCTCTACGACCGATCACAGTCTCCACAGTACCCACTCTACCATTGATGCTAACCCGCATTCCCGGATAGGGCCTCTCCTCAAACTTAGATACCATGGCAGTTTCAACCAAAGCAGGGTCCCTCTCACCAAATCCCTTCTCCGGGGAGATTTGAACACTGCCCTTGTATCCGACCTCCTTCCCAACTACATCTTCATCCAGCCCCTTTAGGACATGCCCTGAACCAACCACGATCATATTAGCCCCATATTTAGCATTTTCATTGAAGATGCCAAATTCTTTTGCAACCTTTTCATCAGTAGTATCAAAGATCTCTCCGTTCTCCAATCGCCCCGTATACGTTATTTTGATGAAGTTTCCATTCTTGATCGGCATAATATTCGCATAAAGAAACGGCTTAATATTTTAAGATATCTGTCAGCGAAGGTTAGACCACTTTGAGACATTCGGCACATTGCACATAACATAGCCAGACATAACAGCGCATTCATTGAAACTTTGAAGCAATTAATATCAAACCACGGAAAGATTTGTTTTAATTTCCTTTATCGATAGAGCGCAATGCCCTTGTATTTAACCCTGCCTCAAACCCTTTCAACTCGATTATCACGTCGTTCGTCTCAATACTATGCCATATATGCACTTTAACCTTCCAACAAAAGGGGCTATTTTTAGAGATTTGCTTGGGTAGAGGTAGCACATAGGGAGGCATTTTGGTTAAAATAATGTTCATTTCCTGACAATGGTGCAGGGATTTTGAAAGAAACTAAAAAGTTAACGTCAGATAACAGCTTGATTGAAATACTTAAAATCTCATCTTCACTTACATACATACATGATAGAAGTCGAAATCAAGTTGCCATTGAAAGATAAGGAAGTTGCGAGGCGCAAACTAAAGGAGTTAGGGGCACATCCAATCGGAGCGGAAAAACAGATGGATATATATTACAATGCGCCCCATCGCAATTTAGCCGAGACTGACGAGGCACTACGCATACGTTTTAGTAAAGATGCATCCCTGACATACAAAGGTCCGAAGTTGGACAAAATGAGCAAGACCCGCGAAGAGATAGTGGTGTCGATTGCAGACGCAGACCAAACCAGTGCGATCCTCAAGGCCCTTGGCTTCGATGAAGTTGCAAGGATCACCAAGCACAGAGAGACATATAGATTGAATGACTTTATGATCATGATCGATAATGTATTCGGCCTGGGAACCTTCATGGAAATAGAGGCTTCGGTGCCAAAAGAGGGTGACTATCGGTCTGCACAGGATCGCATTTTTGGGCTATTGGATCGATTGGGACTGAAAAAAGAGGATACAATACGCGAGTCATATTTAGAACTCATCCTAGATCGATGAGTTCTGCCTTAATCTCTTTGTTGATGGTGATAAGGGCTGCAAATCCTTTCGCAGCAGGCCCGGGATTCACGACCAATGTGTTTCCGACCTTTTGAGTACCACGCTTCTCATGTATATGCCCACATATGACTAAATCCAAACGATTCAGTATATCCCTTATTGCCTTGCTGCCGACATTTCCGTGCGCTGTGACATCCAGAGTATTTCTTGGAGGTGCATGAGACAATAAAACGGTTCGACCACTCGTTTTTGCCATAAGCCTTGATAGTATTTCCTTCATCTCCTTTTCAGAGAGTTCGAAAGGCGTTCCAAAAGGGGTTGGATTCGATCCCCCCAGTCCGATAAACGTTATATCGTTTAGTGTGAGGGTGGAATCGTGGAGGTTCTTCACGCTGGAATTTTGTATGACATTCTGCACACTTAGGGGATCACAATTTCCTGGAACTGCCATCACATTTTTACAGCCTGCAACTAAAGTATCTAAAATCTCCTTGGCTTTTTCGTCAGGACCGAAATTGGTTATGTCTCCTGCTACGAGGATTGCATCCACTTCTCCTGCCCTACTCAAAATTGACTCGATCCTCGAGAGGTTTCCATGTATGTCTGCTACGGCCAGTAGTCTCATGTCATCCCATTTCTCCTTGGCTAAGATATATCTTTTGAAGGTTAAACGTTACATAGAGGAGGATTTTCTACTTTGCATTCTGATGTTTTTATCAAAAGTATCGCTGTAACTTTCCAAGCTTAGCTGAAATGAATTTTAATGAAAGTGATGTAGGAATCCATTTTTCAATATTTTGCATTCGGCTTGATCCCAGAAACCTTTATGCTTATAACCGAACTTGAAACTTCCTTCATTTTTTCAGGCGGTATTCCCATCTCGATGATTGAATTCGCGTCATTAAATATGTAATCGAGAGGGGACGATTTTTCATCAATTATCCTGATGTCTTGAAATCCTGCCCTTTTTATGTCTTCTATATAGTCATCCCTCATCACTGCTCCAGAAAGACAGCCGATATACGCCTCGACTGAGTTCTTTATAAAATCTGGAAGCTCCTTTAACAAAACCATGTCCGATATCATCAGCCTTCCATCTGGCTTTAGCACCCTGAAAGCTTCCCTGAAGACCCGTTCTTTATCAGGCGAGAGGTTGATCACGCAGTTGGAGATGACCACATCGACAGAGTTATCAGCAACAGGCAGATTTTCAATCTCCCCAAGCCTGAACTCCACATTTTCATAGTTATCTTTCCTAGCGTTCTCTCTTGCCTTTTCGACCATCTCTGGAGTCATGTCCACGCCAATAACTCTTCCGTTTGTACCAACTTTGTTGGCAGCAAGAAAACAGTCGAACCCTGCACCTGAGCCAAGATCAAGAACGGTTTCGCCTTCTTGTAAAGAAGCAATAGCAACGGGATTCCCGCAACCAAGGCCCAAATTTGAATTTTCGGGAACCGCTTTAAGTTCTTCATCGGTATATCCTATCCTATTGCTCATATCGTGGGCTAAATCAGCGTTACAACAGCACGAATTCGCAGGAGTACAACATGAACTATTCTGCTTCGCAATATTGGCATAGCCGTCTCTTACGACTTTCTTTATTTCTTCTTTTCTAATTTTGACCATATCTACACCTGCGCTATGGTTTTATTCTTTTTTATTTTAAGTGGCTCTTCTATTTATGTTCATCGTTATTTTATTTATACGATCCTCAAAGTAGCAATGATGTCTACACTATATGTCTTCCTGATGAACCATATAATTTTGTATATTTTACAGTATCCATCACAGTACAGTTTGAGAGACCATAATCGAATTATATAGGTATTTCCTTTATATAGTTACAGCAGGCTAAGGACACAAGAATGAAAAGAAAAATAATCAAGATTGACGAAAAAAAGTGCAATGGATGCGGCCTGTGTATTCCTAATTGCCCGGA from Methanocellales archaeon includes the following:
- a CDS encoding UPF0179 family protein, yielding MNIIKVTLIGTRLAKVGIEFVFNGPTSECEGCRLKNTCMNLDIGRRYQVVSTRDTHHECPLHDGGVYVVEVTETPTIVTIESRKALEGSKISFNPPRCDKNTCSIYDLCHPLWLRPGDKCTIHSVLGEPPENCANGLALRLVELKRE
- a CDS encoding peptidylprolyl isomerase; this translates as MPIKNGNFIKITYTGRLENGEIFDTTDEKVAKEFGIFNENAKYGANMIVVGSGHVLKGLDEDVVGKEVGYKGSVQISPEKGFGERDPALVETAMVSKFEERPYPGMRVSINGRVGTVETVIGRRARVDFNHPLAGETLTYEYSIDEKLKGTKAKMEGLIHLYANADLDVEIEGDVATVIVPYALSFDQRWLVSKQRIANEMFSNTSLQEVRYLEKHVAPKVEKKAKKNIEGGKDSTEEGQ
- the cyaB gene encoding class IV adenylate cyclase, which encodes MIEVEIKLPLKDKEVARRKLKELGAHPIGAEKQMDIYYNAPHRNLAETDEALRIRFSKDASLTYKGPKLDKMSKTREEIVVSIADADQTSAILKALGFDEVARITKHRETYRLNDFMIMIDNVFGLGTFMEIEASVPKEGDYRSAQDRIFGLLDRLGLKKEDTIRESYLELILDR
- a CDS encoding metallophosphoesterase family protein — protein: MRLLAVADIHGNLSRIESILSRAGEVDAILVAGDITNFGPDEKAKEILDTLVAGCKNVMAVPGNCDPLSVQNVIQNSSVKNLHDSTLTLNDITFIGLGGSNPTPFGTPFELSEKEMKEILSRLMAKTSGRTVLLSHAPPRNTLDVTAHGNVGSKAIRDILNRLDLVICGHIHEKRGTQKVGNTLVVNPGPAAKGFAALITINKEIKAELIDLG
- a CDS encoding arsenite methyltransferase gives rise to the protein MVKIRKEEIKKVVRDGYANIAKQNSSCCTPANSCCCNADLAHDMSNRIGYTDEELKAVPENSNLGLGCGNPVAIASLQEGETVLDLGSGAGFDCFLAANKVGTNGRVIGVDMTPEMVEKARENARKDNYENVEFRLGEIENLPVADNSVDVVISNCVINLSPDKERVFREAFRVLKPDGRLMISDMVLLKELPDFIKNSVEAYIGCLSGAVMRDDYIEDIKRAGFQDIRIIDEKSSPLDYIFNDANSIIEMGIPPEKMKEVSSSVISIKVSGIKPNAKY